From Polaribacter butkevichii, a single genomic window includes:
- a CDS encoding HAD-IA family hydrolase yields MIKNIIFDFGDIFINLDKKKFAKELQNLGISQESEANLPILNDYEMGLISTEEFVAFFEAKFNVPKEKLIKAWNSILLDFPEKRLKFIQELSESNKYRLFLLSNTNDLHISWVKNDWKLALYTAFKGCFEQFYLTHEIHLRKPNLNIYEFVLNENNLIAEETLFIDDTKENTDAANSLGIHVWNLIPGQEDVTELFVKKEFLF; encoded by the coding sequence ATGATTAAAAACATCATTTTCGATTTTGGCGATATTTTTATCAACCTAGATAAAAAAAAGTTTGCAAAAGAATTACAAAATCTTGGAATTTCGCAAGAATCTGAAGCAAATTTACCTATTCTAAATGACTATGAAATGGGATTAATTTCTACAGAAGAATTTGTTGCCTTTTTTGAAGCCAAATTTAATGTACCTAAAGAGAAATTAATAAAAGCTTGGAATTCTATTCTGTTAGATTTTCCTGAAAAAAGATTAAAATTTATTCAAGAACTTTCAGAAAGTAATAAATACCGATTATTTTTATTAAGTAATACCAATGATTTACATATTTCTTGGGTTAAAAATGATTGGAAGTTAGCTTTGTATACTGCATTTAAAGGTTGTTTTGAGCAATTTTATTTAACACATGAAATACATTTAAGAAAACCGAATCTTAATATTTATGAGTTTGTATTAAATGAAAATAATTTAATTGCAGAAGAAACCCTTTTTATAGATGATACAAAAGAAAATACAGATGCAGCAAACTCTTTAGGTATTCATGTTTGGAATTTAATTCCTGGTCAAGAAGATGTAACGGAGTTATTTGTTAAAAAAGAATTTTTATTTTGA